A genomic region of Bradyrhizobium sp. ORS 278 contains the following coding sequences:
- a CDS encoding CinA family protein has product MASERHIGSTSALARSLLDLCRSRKLMIATAESCTGGLVAAALTEIPGSSDVIDRGFVTYSNEAKRAMLGVEASTLQTFGAVSKETAIQMAVGALERADVDLAVAITGIAGPGGATPGKPVGLVHFAVAARDGRITHHEHRFGAIGRSAVRTRSVIEALRMLMELARPQVPAKPKRAAAARLRPRATRAPRLHPVKRPPRRPRT; this is encoded by the coding sequence ATGGCGAGCGAACGTCACATCGGCTCCACCAGCGCGCTGGCACGCTCGCTGCTCGACCTCTGCCGGTCGCGCAAGCTGATGATCGCGACCGCGGAGTCCTGCACTGGCGGCCTGGTCGCCGCCGCGCTGACCGAGATCCCCGGCTCCTCGGATGTCATCGATCGCGGCTTCGTCACCTATTCCAACGAGGCCAAGCGCGCGATGCTCGGCGTCGAGGCCTCGACCCTGCAGACCTTCGGCGCCGTCTCCAAGGAGACCGCCATCCAGATGGCCGTCGGCGCCCTCGAACGCGCCGACGTCGACCTCGCGGTCGCCATCACCGGCATCGCCGGCCCCGGCGGCGCCACCCCCGGCAAACCGGTCGGCCTCGTCCACTTCGCCGTCGCCGCCCGCGACGGCCGCATCACCCACCACGAACACCGCTTCGGCGCCATCGGCCGGAGTGCGGTGCGGACGCGGTCGGTGATCGAGGCGTTACGGATGCTGATGGAGCTTGCGAGGCCGCAAGTGCCGGCGAAGCCGAAGCGCGCGGCGGCGGCGCGCTTGCGCCCGCGCGCGACGCGGGCGCCAAGGTTGCACCCGGTGAAGCGGCCACCGAGGAGGCCGAGGACGTAA
- a CDS encoding DUF1127 domain-containing protein yields the protein MPSTTDDPSVSAIEARMLRDASRSPGLFERGRDPSSSHSISPRPGANVYYLLPAADRSRAEPEPVSLLRLWWQRWRERRRFARELPWMADEVLEDYGLTREEARRLCQRPFWRA from the coding sequence ATGCCGAGCACGACCGACGATCCGAGCGTCAGCGCCATCGAGGCGCGGATGCTCCGTGACGCCTCGCGATCGCCGGGGCTCTTCGAACGCGGTCGCGATCCCTCGTCGAGCCATTCCATCTCGCCCAGGCCCGGCGCCAACGTCTACTACTTGCTACCGGCTGCCGATCGAAGCCGAGCCGAGCCCGAGCCAGTGTCATTGCTGCGGCTCTGGTGGCAGCGCTGGCGCGAGCGCCGCCGTTTCGCACGGGAGCTGCCCTGGATGGCCGACGAAGTGCTGGAGGATTACGGCCTGACGCGCGAGGAAGCGCGGCGGCTGTGCCAGCGTCCGTTTTGGCGCGCATGA
- a CDS encoding HD domain-containing protein, protein MSLSKLYDEALVYAAELHRMQFRKGGNVPYIAHLLSVSSRVLSAGGSEVQAIAGLLHDAAEDQGGQATLDEIRRRFGDGVAEIVADCTDSWVDPKPKWRPRKEAYLAKLPHKPVSSLLVSLADKVDNAEAIVRDLDEVGDAVWQRFTGGKDGTIWYYRTLSNIFDQALPGALARQLARTVSGFLS, encoded by the coding sequence ATGTCACTATCAAAACTCTACGACGAAGCGCTGGTCTATGCAGCGGAGCTGCATCGCATGCAATTCCGCAAGGGCGGCAACGTGCCTTACATCGCGCATCTGCTGAGCGTCTCCAGCCGGGTGCTGTCGGCCGGCGGCAGCGAGGTGCAGGCGATCGCCGGCCTGCTGCACGACGCAGCCGAGGACCAGGGCGGTCAGGCCACCCTGGACGAGATTCGCAGGCGGTTTGGCGATGGCGTCGCCGAGATCGTCGCGGACTGCACGGATTCCTGGGTCGATCCGAAGCCTAAATGGCGTCCGCGGAAGGAGGCCTATCTCGCCAAGCTGCCGCACAAGCCGGTGTCATCGCTCCTGGTGTCGCTCGCCGACAAGGTCGACAACGCCGAGGCGATCGTGCGCGATCTTGATGAGGTCGGCGATGCCGTTTGGCAACGTTTCACCGGCGGAAAGGACGGGACGATCTGGTACTACCGCACGCTGAGCAACATCTTCGATCAGGCGCTGCCGGGGGCTTTGGCGCGGCAGCTCGCGCGGACGGTGAGCGGGTTTCTGTCCTGA
- a CDS encoding methyl-accepting chemotaxis protein, whose translation MAFFSGKSADRTHNLLMTEMFERHRDAILVMSEGKIIACNETAVRFGGFRSKQDLLSRSPATMAPEIQPNGKRSADMVKEMDAKAKREGHASFEWTTKRADGSPALVQITLVPTTIEGQTYVMSFRRDLSDLIAAREEKKRALDRIAKDFEASVGAIANAISGASREVETTAASLTTTADQAAQRVALVASASSSASSNVQSVAGATEELSSSVSEINRQVATSSTIAAEAVEASSRTNDLVNSLADAAAKIGAVTDMINAIASQTNLLALNATIEAARAGDAGRGFAVVASEVKSLSSQTAKATDEISAHISAMQRATSDTVAAIQGIGGTIGQISEIAKTIATAVDQQGHATQEIARSVSQAASGTREVATNIGSVSQTVESAGGAARQMLGAAGQLAKHADELRGKVKDFLTAVEAA comes from the coding sequence ATGGCTTTCTTCTCCGGCAAGTCGGCTGATCGCACGCACAACCTGTTGATGACCGAGATGTTCGAACGCCATCGCGACGCCATCCTGGTGATGTCCGAGGGCAAGATCATCGCCTGCAACGAGACCGCGGTCCGCTTTGGCGGCTTCCGCAGCAAGCAGGACCTGCTGTCGCGCTCGCCCGCGACGATGGCTCCGGAGATCCAGCCGAACGGAAAGCGTTCCGCCGACATGGTCAAGGAGATGGATGCGAAGGCCAAGCGGGAAGGCCATGCCAGCTTCGAGTGGACGACCAAGCGCGCCGACGGCAGCCCGGCGCTGGTGCAGATCACGCTGGTGCCGACCACGATCGAAGGCCAGACCTACGTCATGAGCTTCCGCCGCGATCTCTCCGATCTGATCGCCGCGCGCGAGGAGAAGAAGCGCGCGCTGGACCGGATTGCCAAGGATTTCGAAGCCAGCGTCGGCGCGATCGCCAATGCGATCTCCGGCGCCTCGCGCGAGGTGGAGACCACCGCGGCCTCGCTGACGACGACGGCCGATCAGGCGGCGCAGCGCGTCGCGCTGGTGGCCTCGGCGTCGAGCTCGGCTTCGTCAAACGTGCAGTCGGTCGCCGGCGCGACCGAGGAACTGTCGAGCTCGGTCAGCGAGATCAACCGCCAGGTCGCGACCTCCTCGACCATCGCCGCCGAGGCGGTCGAGGCCTCCTCCCGCACCAACGACCTCGTCAACAGCCTCGCCGACGCCGCCGCCAAGATCGGCGCGGTCACCGACATGATCAATGCGATCGCCAGCCAGACCAATCTCCTCGCTCTGAACGCCACGATCGAGGCGGCGCGCGCCGGCGACGCCGGCCGCGGCTTCGCGGTGGTCGCCTCCGAGGTGAAGAGCCTGTCGAGCCAGACCGCCAAGGCGACGGACGAGATCTCGGCCCATATCAGCGCGATGCAGCGCGCCACCAGCGATACGGTCGCCGCGATCCAGGGCATCGGCGGCACCATCGGCCAGATCAGCGAGATCGCCAAGACGATCGCGACCGCGGTCGATCAGCAGGGCCACGCCACGCAGGAGATCGCGCGCTCGGTCAGCCAGGCCGCGAGCGGCACCCGCGAGGTCGCGACCAACATCGGCTCGGTCAGCCAGACCGTGGAATCGGCCGGCGGCGCCGCGCGGCAGATGCTCGGCGCGGCCGGGCAGCTCGCCAAACATGCCGACGAGCTGCGCGGCAAGGTGAAGGACTTCTTGACCGCCGTCGAGGCGGCGTAG
- a CDS encoding type II toxin-antitoxin system RatA family toxin has product MPRFSNKRRVPHTADQMFDLVADVERYPEFVPLCERLVVRQRNSKPDGIEVIVADMTVSFKLVKETFTSRVTLDRANRNILVEYVSGPFSSLENRWSFEPTGQDACEVTFFIAYEFKSRMLAMLMGSMFDTVFARMSAAFEKRADAIYGRKPAVSST; this is encoded by the coding sequence ATGCCGAGATTTTCCAACAAGCGGCGCGTGCCGCATACGGCCGACCAGATGTTCGACCTCGTCGCCGATGTCGAACGCTATCCGGAATTCGTGCCGCTATGCGAGCGGCTGGTGGTGCGCCAGCGCAACTCCAAGCCCGACGGCATCGAGGTCATCGTGGCCGACATGACCGTGTCGTTCAAGCTGGTCAAGGAGACCTTCACCAGCCGAGTCACGCTGGATCGCGCCAACCGCAACATCCTTGTCGAATATGTCAGCGGCCCGTTCTCCAGCCTGGAAAACCGCTGGAGCTTCGAGCCAACAGGGCAGGATGCCTGCGAAGTGACGTTCTTCATCGCCTACGAGTTCAAGAGCCGCATGCTGGCGATGCTGATGGGCTCGATGTTCGACACGGTGTTCGCGCGCATGTCGGCGGCGTTCGAAAAGCGCGCCGATGCGATCTATGGCCGCAAGCCGGCAGTGTCGTCGACTTAA
- the lipA gene encoding lipoyl synthase: protein MVTIVDINANTPLRPRHPEKVNRPDSVSPAKPAWIRVKAPTTRGYADTRNIVRENGLVTVCEEAGCPNIGECWDKKHATFMIMGDTCTRACAFCNVKTGMPAALDAGEPEHVAEATFKLGLAHVVVTSVDRDDLADGGAAHIAETIRAIRAKCPTTTIEVLTPDFLRKDGALEQIVAAKPDVFNHNLETVPSRYLSVRPGARYFHSIRLLQRVKEIDPTIFTKSGIMVGLGEQRHEVLQVMDDMRSAEVDFLTIGQYLQPTKKHHAVMNYVTPEEFSNYETVAYTKGFLMVSASPLTRSSHHAGEDFAKLKAARDALAR from the coding sequence ATGGTCACCATCGTCGACATCAACGCGAACACGCCGCTGCGCCCCCGCCACCCCGAAAAGGTGAACCGGCCGGACTCGGTGTCGCCGGCCAAGCCCGCCTGGATCCGCGTCAAGGCGCCGACCACCCGCGGCTATGCCGACACCCGCAACATCGTCCGCGAGAACGGCCTCGTCACCGTGTGCGAGGAGGCCGGCTGCCCGAACATCGGCGAGTGCTGGGACAAGAAGCACGCCACCTTCATGATCATGGGCGACACCTGCACCCGGGCCTGCGCCTTCTGCAACGTCAAGACCGGCATGCCCGCCGCGCTCGACGCCGGCGAGCCGGAGCACGTGGCGGAGGCGACCTTCAAGCTCGGCCTCGCCCATGTCGTCGTCACATCGGTCGACCGCGACGATCTTGCCGACGGGGGCGCCGCGCACATCGCAGAAACCATCCGCGCGATCCGCGCGAAGTGCCCGACCACCACGATCGAGGTCCTCACGCCAGATTTCCTGCGCAAGGACGGCGCGCTGGAGCAGATCGTCGCGGCCAAGCCCGATGTCTTCAACCACAATCTCGAGACCGTGCCGTCGCGCTATCTCTCGGTCCGACCCGGCGCGCGCTACTTCCACTCGATCCGGCTGCTGCAGCGGGTCAAGGAGATCGACCCGACCATCTTCACGAAGTCCGGCATCATGGTCGGCCTCGGCGAGCAGCGCCACGAGGTGTTGCAGGTGATGGATGACATGCGCTCGGCCGAGGTCGACTTTCTCACGATCGGGCAGTATCTGCAGCCCACCAAGAAGCACCACGCCGTGATGAACTACGTCACTCCGGAGGAGTTCTCCAACTACGAGACCGTCGCCTACACCAAGGGCTTCCTGATGGTGTCGGCGAGCCCGCTCACGCGCTCCTCGCACCATGCCGGCGAGGACTTCGCCAAGCTGAAGGCCGCGCGCGACGCGCTCGCGCGCTGA
- a CDS encoding DNA-3-methyladenine glycosylase, producing the protein MAQKPAKTPGVSRPRARDAGKRLTRSFFARDVLKVAPDLIGATFLVDGVGGVIVEVEAYHHTDPAAHSFRGPTPRNQVMFGPPGFAYVYRSYGIHWCVNFVCEPEGSASAVLIRAIEPTLGIEEMKRRRGLEDLRMLCSGPGKLTEAMGVTIAHNALPLDASPIELFARPDDVEVVTGVRIGITKAVELPWRFGLKGSRFVSKPFPPSSRGA; encoded by the coding sequence ATGGCGCAAAAACCGGCAAAAACTCCCGGAGTTTCACGGCCTCGGGCCCGAGATGCAGGCAAGCGGCTGACCCGATCGTTCTTCGCCCGCGACGTGCTTAAGGTGGCGCCGGACCTGATCGGCGCGACGTTCCTGGTCGATGGCGTCGGCGGCGTGATCGTCGAGGTCGAGGCGTATCACCACACCGACCCGGCGGCGCATTCGTTCCGCGGGCCGACGCCGCGCAACCAGGTGATGTTCGGTCCGCCCGGCTTCGCCTATGTCTACCGCTCCTACGGCATCCACTGGTGTGTGAACTTCGTCTGCGAGCCGGAGGGCTCGGCGAGCGCCGTGCTGATCCGGGCGATCGAGCCGACGCTCGGGATCGAGGAGATGAAGCGGCGGCGCGGGCTGGAGGATCTCCGGATGCTTTGCTCCGGGCCGGGCAAGCTGACGGAGGCGATGGGCGTCACGATCGCACACAACGCGCTGCCGCTCGATGCTTCCCCGATCGAGCTGTTCGCCCGCCCAGATGACGTCGAGGTCGTCACCGGCGTCCGCATCGGCATCACCAAGGCGGTGGAGCTGCCCTGGCGCTTCGGCCTGAAGGGCTCGCGGTTCGTGAGCAAGCCGTTTCCGCCGTCATCGCGAGGAGCGTAA